One genomic region from Haloterrigena gelatinilytica encodes:
- a CDS encoding LLM class flavin-dependent oxidoreductase, which produces MKLGTGLFTAQQRPDDDREASDLYDEVLALTREIEAAGLDSAWVSEHHFAEDGYLSGTMPALGAMAAETTDLEIGSCVALGPLYDPIRLAEDAATVDLLADGRLTLGLAIGSNPHEFDVFGVPRDERAERLADLVPFLRGAWSGGDLGYDSAFHDVPTDVSVTPKPVDESVPIMLGGGAKPAVRRAARIGDAWCAPSALSVEGVRKRVEDIRQVREEEGLEDDFTIYVLQHGWVGDSREDAWEAMRDGYFYLQRRYAEIFSGESVDELEPERKRELKEQAISGTPEQVVDELERYREALGDDVHFILRTYYPGVDTAETIDCVHRLGREVAPQLE; this is translated from the coding sequence ATGAAACTCGGGACGGGCCTGTTCACCGCCCAGCAGCGGCCGGACGACGACCGCGAGGCGAGCGACCTGTACGACGAGGTCCTCGCGTTGACCCGCGAGATCGAGGCCGCGGGGCTCGACAGCGCGTGGGTCTCGGAACACCACTTCGCCGAGGACGGCTACCTCTCGGGAACGATGCCCGCGCTCGGGGCGATGGCCGCCGAGACGACCGACCTCGAGATCGGGAGCTGCGTCGCGCTCGGGCCGTTGTACGATCCGATTCGGCTCGCGGAGGACGCCGCGACCGTCGACCTGCTCGCCGACGGCCGACTGACGCTGGGACTCGCGATCGGGTCGAACCCGCACGAGTTCGACGTTTTCGGCGTCCCGCGAGACGAACGAGCCGAGCGGCTCGCCGATCTCGTGCCGTTCCTCCGGGGCGCCTGGAGCGGAGGAGATCTCGGCTACGACTCCGCGTTCCACGACGTGCCGACGGACGTTTCGGTCACGCCGAAGCCCGTCGACGAATCGGTGCCGATCATGCTCGGCGGCGGCGCGAAGCCGGCCGTCCGTCGGGCGGCTCGGATCGGCGACGCGTGGTGTGCCCCCTCAGCGCTCTCGGTCGAAGGCGTCCGCAAGCGCGTCGAGGACATCCGGCAGGTCCGCGAGGAGGAGGGCCTCGAGGACGACTTCACGATCTACGTCCTCCAGCACGGCTGGGTCGGCGACTCCCGCGAAGACGCCTGGGAGGCGATGCGGGACGGTTACTTCTACCTCCAGCGACGGTACGCGGAGATCTTCTCCGGCGAGTCCGTCGACGAACTCGAACCCGAGCGCAAACGGGAACTGAAAGAGCAGGCGATCTCCGGGACGCCGGAGCAGGTTGTCGACGAACTCGAGCGGTATCGCGAGGCGCTCGGCGACGACGTTCACTTCATCCTCCGGACGTACTACCCGGGCGTCGACACGGCGGAGACGATCGACTGCGTGCACCGACTCGGACGCGAGGTAGCGCCGCAACTCGAGTAG
- a CDS encoding amidohydrolase family protein → MGSPTVLEESRAIDTHAHQPTSEFLHDAGGQMMRDAADRFGADLEPDTYENMIEEYRAAGVGRAVLLGWDAETNTGNPPVPNDYVAEVRDEHSDFFIGFGSVDPLKDDCVEEAIRCVEDLDLSGFKFQQIAQGFDPSDPEHEELWATIEDLGVPVVFHGGNSTLGACSPGGRGLKIKYGNPMLIDDVAADYPDLQILIAHPAYPWEKEQLAICQQKGNVYMDLSGWMPRYIDEQVLQYAQSLLADKVMFGTDYPMLEPEPWLEQFAALDFDEVTQRKILWENAEEFLDL, encoded by the coding sequence ATGGGTTCTCCCACGGTACTCGAGGAGTCGCGCGCGATCGACACGCACGCTCACCAGCCGACCAGCGAGTTCCTCCACGACGCGGGGGGACAGATGATGCGGGACGCGGCCGATCGGTTCGGCGCCGACCTCGAGCCGGACACGTACGAAAACATGATCGAGGAGTATCGGGCGGCCGGGGTCGGCCGGGCCGTGTTGCTCGGCTGGGACGCGGAAACGAACACGGGCAATCCGCCCGTGCCGAACGACTACGTCGCCGAGGTCCGCGACGAGCATTCCGACTTTTTCATCGGATTCGGCTCCGTCGATCCGCTCAAAGACGATTGCGTCGAGGAGGCGATTCGCTGCGTCGAGGATCTGGATCTCTCCGGGTTCAAGTTCCAGCAGATCGCCCAGGGGTTCGACCCGTCCGACCCCGAGCACGAGGAGCTGTGGGCGACCATCGAGGACCTCGGGGTTCCCGTCGTCTTTCACGGGGGGAACTCCACCCTCGGCGCGTGTTCGCCGGGCGGTCGCGGCCTGAAGATCAAGTACGGCAACCCGATGTTGATCGACGACGTGGCGGCCGACTATCCGGATCTCCAGATCCTCATCGCGCATCCCGCCTACCCGTGGGAGAAAGAACAGCTCGCGATCTGCCAGCAGAAGGGCAACGTCTACATGGATCTCTCGGGGTGGATGCCGAGATATATCGACGAGCAGGTGCTCCAATACGCCCAGTCCCTCCTCGCGGACAAGGTCATGTTCGGGACCGACTACCCGATGCTCGAGCCGGAACCGTGGCTCGAGCAGTTCGCCGCCCTCGACTTCGACGAGGTAACCCAGCGGAAAATCCTCTGGGAGAACGCCGAGGAGTTCCTCGATCTGTAG
- a CDS encoding M24 family metallopeptidase — protein MTFYEREFMEGTRGTQAVDWEQRIDTQRLREERTEKALERLQETDLGAMLLVSDPNIRYVTGLAMTGGSGADHYTLLTENGDIVHWDTADHATNQRFNCPWLHDVRYACPGLGNVPRASGSPSARQFLLSTMAETVHEATEEYGVADETLGVDVGNRGLLEALEDRGLETDPGTAQSVMEDARKVKTEDEIECLRQVAAICEAGFQRIADAAKPGKRENEVWGEAVEELWRHGAFVGGGYLTSGPNTWPKHQANTTDRAIRPGDLVYADFYNIGYLGYRSCYYRTFSVGEPTDEQREAYETARDNLYDVLERIEPGATTDEIAEGFPDMEGEHADYYDADEHWQLTTNHWAHGLGLQLYEVPLIWRGLSPDHPLEIEEGMTMAVETQEPAGRQGVRVEEMVVVREDGVEILSQWPVEDISVIDH, from the coding sequence ATGACGTTCTACGAGCGGGAGTTCATGGAAGGCACCCGCGGCACGCAGGCCGTCGACTGGGAGCAGCGAATCGACACGCAGCGGCTTCGCGAGGAGCGCACGGAGAAAGCGCTCGAGCGCCTGCAGGAGACGGACCTCGGCGCGATGCTGCTCGTTTCCGACCCCAACATCCGGTACGTCACCGGACTGGCGATGACCGGCGGCAGCGGCGCGGACCACTACACGCTCCTGACCGAGAACGGCGATATCGTCCACTGGGACACCGCCGACCACGCGACCAATCAGCGGTTCAACTGCCCCTGGCTGCACGACGTCCGCTACGCCTGTCCCGGCCTCGGGAACGTCCCGCGGGCCTCCGGCAGCCCGTCGGCGCGGCAGTTCCTGCTCTCGACGATGGCCGAGACGGTTCACGAGGCCACGGAGGAGTACGGCGTCGCCGACGAAACGCTCGGCGTCGACGTCGGCAATCGAGGACTGCTCGAGGCCCTCGAGGATCGCGGCCTCGAGACCGATCCGGGAACGGCGCAGTCGGTGATGGAAGACGCCCGAAAGGTCAAGACCGAAGACGAGATCGAGTGCCTGCGTCAGGTCGCGGCGATCTGCGAGGCCGGTTTCCAGCGGATCGCGGACGCGGCGAAACCGGGCAAGCGCGAGAACGAGGTCTGGGGTGAGGCGGTCGAGGAACTGTGGCGCCACGGCGCGTTCGTCGGCGGCGGCTACCTCACCTCCGGACCGAACACGTGGCCGAAACACCAGGCGAACACGACCGACCGGGCGATCCGCCCCGGCGATCTCGTCTACGCCGACTTCTACAACATCGGCTACCTCGGCTACCGATCGTGTTATTACCGCACCTTCTCGGTGGGCGAGCCGACCGACGAGCAGCGGGAGGCCTACGAGACGGCTCGAGACAACCTCTACGACGTCCTCGAGCGAATCGAACCCGGCGCGACGACCGACGAGATCGCCGAGGGGTTCCCGGACATGGAGGGTGAGCACGCCGACTACTACGACGCCGACGAGCACTGGCAGCTGACCACGAACCACTGGGCCCACGGACTCGGACTCCAGCTGTACGAGGTGCCGCTGATCTGGCGCGGCCTCTCGCCCGACCACCCCCTCGAGATCGAGGAGGGGATGACGATGGCCGTCGAGACCCAGGAGCCGGCCGGCCGGCAGGGCGTTCGCGTCGAGGAGATGGTCGTCGTCCGCGAGGACGGCGTCGAAATCCTGAGCCAGTGGCCGGTCGAGGATATCAGCGTCATCGATCACTAA
- a CDS encoding EthD family reductase translates to MITLVEFLVRDDEYSHDEFVERWQGDHAELARELPGLKRYSTSVPTDPDDAEYDGVLELAFEDGRAMNEAFESDVGREVMDDAAEFTAPGAGPRMVVEETVHVDVDE, encoded by the coding sequence ATGATAACATTGGTCGAGTTTCTCGTCCGGGACGACGAGTACAGCCACGACGAATTCGTCGAACGGTGGCAGGGCGACCACGCCGAGCTGGCTCGCGAACTCCCCGGTCTGAAACGGTACAGCACGTCCGTTCCGACGGACCCCGACGACGCGGAGTACGACGGCGTCCTCGAGCTCGCGTTCGAGGACGGACGGGCCATGAACGAGGCGTTCGAGTCGGACGTCGGTCGGGAGGTCATGGACGACGCCGCGGAGTTCACCGCTCCCGGCGCGGGGCCGCGAATGGTCGTCGAAGAGACCGTGCACGTGGACGTCGACGAATGA
- a CDS encoding NAD-dependent epimerase/dehydratase family protein produces the protein MNDTDATVLVTGGTGFIGSYVVQDLLEHGHDVVAYDRSTDTEILEKLGVADDVDVRRGDVSEPTDVIRAVKETGATHIVHLAALLTTTARENPRSAADVNVMGTNNVFEAARTLDDQIERVAWASSAAVYAPPHNYDAEWIDEDELVYPDTLYGATKEYNEHQARVYHEDYGLDHVALRPTVAYGPYRETGGSAFLANIIEKPALGESYSVEYGDQAIDWQHVEDIAQAFRKAAFTPEDDLSQRVYNVRGVLATVREAAETVESILPDADVDVSDDGELPWTQNLDMTKAQEDLGYEVRYDLESGFRKYIDVLRDEAGLDPI, from the coding sequence ATGAACGACACCGACGCGACCGTACTGGTAACCGGCGGAACCGGCTTCATCGGTTCCTACGTCGTACAGGACCTGCTCGAACACGGCCACGACGTCGTCGCGTACGACCGCTCGACGGACACGGAGATCCTCGAGAAACTCGGCGTCGCCGACGACGTGGACGTTCGACGCGGCGACGTCTCCGAGCCGACCGACGTGATCCGCGCGGTCAAGGAGACGGGAGCGACGCACATCGTCCACCTCGCGGCGCTGCTGACGACGACGGCGCGCGAGAATCCCCGAAGCGCGGCCGACGTGAACGTCATGGGGACGAACAACGTCTTCGAGGCCGCACGCACGCTGGACGATCAGATCGAGCGCGTCGCGTGGGCGTCCTCGGCGGCGGTCTACGCCCCGCCGCACAACTACGACGCGGAGTGGATCGACGAGGACGAACTCGTCTATCCGGACACGCTCTACGGCGCGACCAAGGAGTACAACGAACACCAGGCCCGGGTCTACCACGAGGACTACGGCCTCGACCACGTCGCGCTCCGGCCGACGGTCGCCTACGGCCCCTACCGCGAGACCGGCGGCTCGGCGTTTCTCGCGAACATCATCGAGAAACCCGCCCTCGGGGAGTCTTACAGCGTCGAGTACGGCGATCAGGCGATCGACTGGCAGCACGTCGAGGACATCGCCCAGGCGTTCCGGAAGGCGGCGTTCACGCCCGAAGACGACCTGTCGCAGCGGGTCTACAACGTCCGCGGCGTGCTCGCGACGGTCCGCGAAGCCGCCGAGACCGTCGAGTCGATCCTGCCCGACGCCGACGTCGACGTCTCGGACGACGGCGAACTCCCCTGGACGCAGAACCTCGACATGACGAAGGCCCAGGAGGACCTCGGCTACGAGGTCCGGTACGACCTCGAGTCGGGCTTCCGAAAGTACATCGACGTCTTGCGCGACGAAGCGGGACTCGACCCGATCTGA
- a CDS encoding thiamine pyrophosphate-binding protein translates to MTTTASALVETLEDLGVEYVFGYPGGRVIELLDHLPESDVDLVRPRDEREASVMAETYGRLTGRPGVLAGQGPWIGSLGMIGQMEARLSSSPMVVLTEASERGEYSTLAPYQQARGDYGGFSLPSILDGVSKEWWFPRTPVETLRSTQLAFKHAVAGRPGPTAIVLDGDAITDDVPDDPTPTAWDAASQARTWDAAPSASDVADAVDALEGAERPVIVAGNGVHAAQAYDELAAVAEAYDCVVVTSYLGKSTYPETDDRAAGVMGSFGHEGANRVVSEADTLLVVGCRLNPMDTNWQAPEFIRPDEQTIVHADVDARNAGWVYPADVGLIGDAKESLAALADAGDASNDWAMERAAAAREWFTAPECEDDSTPIKPQRAVTEIEAVVDEETIVTADSGNNRFWLLYYLQTPAVRTYFGSGGVGGMGWANPAAVSAALTTDKDVVAVAGDGGFSMTMNSVETAVEYGVAPTFVVLNDTSLGMVRQMQGEEGDIAGVEFHDTDFVKAAEAFGAVGTRATDPETFAAALEDGKAADVPRVIDVRIDREEDMADTLASSFYKSVGGLHE, encoded by the coding sequence ATGACGACGACCGCGTCCGCACTCGTCGAGACGCTCGAGGACCTCGGCGTCGAGTACGTCTTCGGCTATCCGGGCGGCCGAGTCATCGAACTGCTCGATCACCTCCCCGAATCCGACGTGGACCTCGTCAGACCGCGCGACGAGCGCGAGGCGAGCGTCATGGCGGAGACCTACGGCCGTCTCACGGGGCGGCCGGGCGTTCTCGCCGGACAGGGGCCGTGGATCGGCAGCCTCGGAATGATCGGTCAGATGGAGGCGCGGCTGTCCTCGTCACCGATGGTCGTGCTCACCGAGGCCTCCGAGCGCGGCGAGTACTCGACGCTGGCACCGTACCAGCAAGCCCGCGGGGATTACGGCGGGTTCAGCCTCCCCTCGATCCTCGACGGGGTATCCAAGGAGTGGTGGTTTCCGCGCACGCCGGTCGAAACCCTGCGCTCGACGCAGCTCGCGTTTAAACACGCCGTCGCCGGCCGTCCCGGTCCGACCGCGATCGTCCTGGACGGCGACGCGATCACCGACGACGTCCCCGACGATCCCACGCCGACCGCGTGGGACGCCGCTTCCCAGGCCCGGACGTGGGACGCCGCGCCGTCCGCGTCGGACGTCGCCGACGCCGTCGACGCGCTCGAGGGAGCGGAGCGGCCGGTGATCGTCGCGGGCAACGGCGTCCACGCCGCGCAGGCCTACGACGAACTCGCGGCGGTCGCCGAGGCGTACGACTGCGTCGTCGTCACCTCGTATCTCGGCAAATCGACCTATCCCGAGACCGACGACCGCGCCGCCGGCGTCATGGGATCGTTCGGGCACGAAGGTGCGAATCGGGTCGTCAGCGAGGCCGACACGTTGCTCGTCGTCGGCTGCCGGCTGAACCCGATGGACACGAACTGGCAGGCGCCGGAGTTCATTCGGCCGGACGAGCAGACGATCGTTCACGCGGACGTCGACGCGCGCAACGCGGGCTGGGTCTACCCCGCCGACGTCGGCCTCATCGGCGACGCGAAAGAGAGCCTCGCCGCGCTCGCCGACGCCGGCGACGCGTCGAACGACTGGGCGATGGAGCGCGCGGCGGCGGCCAGAGAGTGGTTTACCGCCCCCGAGTGCGAGGACGACTCGACGCCGATCAAACCCCAGCGCGCCGTCACGGAGATCGAAGCGGTCGTCGACGAGGAGACGATCGTCACCGCCGACTCCGGCAACAACCGGTTCTGGCTGTTGTACTACCTGCAGACCCCGGCCGTCCGCACCTACTTCGGGAGCGGCGGCGTCGGGGGGATGGGATGGGCGAATCCGGCCGCGGTGTCGGCGGCGCTGACGACGGACAAGGACGTCGTCGCGGTCGCCGGGGACGGCGGCTTCTCGATGACGATGAACAGCGTCGAGACCGCCGTCGAATACGGCGTCGCGCCCACGTTCGTCGTCCTCAACGACACCAGCCTCGGGATGGTCCGACAGATGCAGGGCGAGGAGGGCGACATCGCCGGCGTCGAGTTCCACGACACGGACTTCGTGAAAGCCGCCGAGGCCTTCGGCGCCGTCGGGACGCGCGCGACCGACCCCGAGACGTTCGCCGCGGCGCTCGAGGACGGCAAGGCGGCCGACGTTCCCCGCGTCATCGACGTGCGAATCGACCGCGAGGAAGACATGGCCGACACGCTGGCTTCCTCGTTCTACAAGTCGGTCGGGGGGCTCCACGAGTGA
- a CDS encoding EthD domain-containing protein gives MYKHVALLVRKDGLSHEEFVDYWQNNHTPIAREIEGVVRYQQVLPTEPDHAEFDGLAELYFEDLEALHDALGSEGSRDYDPENGKAKEAREDVDNFLAVEERPRFIGEEIVQKDEVDGNTDGLYKHSAFLVRQEGMSHEEFVDYWQNNHTPIAREIEGVVKYNTVIPTDPENAEFDGVAELYFEDLEKLYDALGSEGSRDYDPEKGKAKEAREDVDNFLAIDERPRFIGRERLVKAEE, from the coding sequence ATGTACAAACACGTCGCGTTACTGGTCCGTAAGGACGGGCTGTCCCACGAGGAGTTCGTCGACTACTGGCAGAACAACCACACGCCGATCGCCCGCGAGATCGAGGGCGTCGTGCGCTATCAGCAGGTGTTGCCGACGGAACCGGACCACGCCGAGTTCGACGGCCTGGCGGAACTGTACTTCGAGGACCTCGAGGCGCTCCACGACGCGCTGGGCAGCGAGGGCTCGCGCGACTACGACCCCGAGAACGGGAAGGCGAAGGAGGCTCGCGAGGACGTCGACAACTTCCTCGCGGTCGAGGAGCGACCCAGGTTCATCGGCGAGGAGATCGTCCAGAAGGACGAAGTCGACGGCAATACCGACGGGCTCTACAAGCACTCCGCCTTTCTCGTCCGACAGGAGGGAATGAGCCACGAGGAGTTCGTCGACTACTGGCAGAACAACCACACGCCGATCGCCCGCGAGATCGAGGGCGTCGTGAAGTACAACACGGTGATTCCGACCGATCCCGAGAACGCCGAGTTCGACGGCGTCGCCGAACTCTACTTCGAAGACCTCGAGAAACTGTACGACGCGCTGGGCAGCGAGGGCTCGCGCGACTACGACCCCGAGAAGGGGAAGGCGAAGGAGGCTCGCGAGGACGTCGACAACTTCCTCGCGATCGACGAGCGGCCTCGGTTCATCGGCCGCGAGCGCCTCGTCAAGGCCGAGGAGTAA
- a CDS encoding VOC family protein, with the protein MSEMPAMRVDHVGIAVESIDDAEELLFVLGCEKIHEESSEYGAFTWATYVLGDASRLELIAPEDGSESFLTDFLERRGPGLHHVTLEVADLERAVDVLDAHDVPVADYAEFEHWGEAFVAPSNPTGALLQLMEYDEGYAETREAGRRLFVRGESL; encoded by the coding sequence ATGTCCGAGATGCCAGCGATGCGCGTCGATCACGTCGGAATCGCCGTCGAATCGATCGACGACGCCGAAGAACTGCTGTTCGTCCTCGGCTGCGAGAAGATTCACGAAGAATCTAGCGAGTACGGTGCGTTCACCTGGGCGACGTACGTGCTCGGCGACGCCTCCCGGCTCGAGCTCATCGCTCCCGAGGACGGCTCGGAGTCGTTCCTGACCGACTTCCTCGAGCGACGGGGCCCCGGCCTCCACCACGTCACGCTCGAGGTCGCCGACTTGGAGCGAGCGGTCGACGTCCTCGACGCACACGACGTCCCGGTCGCCGATTACGCCGAATTCGAACACTGGGGCGAAGCGTTCGTGGCGCCGTCGAATCCGACCGGTGCGTTGCTCCAGCTCATGGAGTACGACGAGGGGTACGCGGAGACCCGCGAGGCGGGACGGCGGCTGTTCGTCCGCGGCGAGTCGCTCTGA
- a CDS encoding IclR family transcriptional regulator, with the protein MASESQHRPVETVETAFDIVDVLKRDDGAGITDIADELGLAKSTVHRHVKTLESRGLLVREGDVYRISTWFLDYGIHVRNRHRLYDVARPKVDELAAETNEKVWCVIEEHGMGVHIYGAEGRHSVKTHARIGQRTYLHQFAAGKAILAHLPDDRIESILEDYGLAAQTDQTITERDTLYDQLATIRDRGYAFNREESVIGVHAVGAPIRNESGTAIGAISVAGPANRLRGDLMTEELPFLLLGATNEVEINLAHS; encoded by the coding sequence ATGGCAAGCGAATCCCAACACAGGCCGGTCGAAACCGTCGAAACGGCCTTCGACATCGTCGACGTGCTCAAACGCGACGACGGTGCCGGGATCACCGACATCGCCGACGAACTCGGCCTCGCGAAGAGTACGGTTCACCGGCACGTGAAAACGCTCGAGTCGCGGGGGCTGCTCGTCCGAGAGGGCGACGTCTACCGAATCAGTACGTGGTTCCTCGACTACGGCATTCACGTGCGAAACCGCCACCGATTGTACGACGTCGCCAGACCCAAAGTCGACGAACTCGCCGCGGAAACCAACGAGAAGGTCTGGTGCGTGATCGAAGAGCACGGAATGGGCGTCCACATCTACGGCGCCGAAGGACGACACTCCGTCAAGACCCACGCGCGGATCGGACAGCGGACGTATCTCCACCAGTTCGCCGCCGGCAAAGCCATCCTCGCGCACCTGCCCGACGACCGCATCGAGTCGATCCTCGAGGACTACGGGCTCGCCGCACAGACCGACCAGACGATCACCGAGCGCGACACGCTCTACGACCAGCTCGCGACGATCCGCGACAGGGGATACGCGTTCAACCGCGAGGAATCGGTCATCGGCGTCCACGCCGTCGGCGCCCCGATCAGAAACGAGTCGGGGACGGCCATCGGCGCGATCAGCGTCGCCGGGCCCGCGAATCGACTCCGCGGCGACCTGATGACCGAGGAACTTCCCTTTCTCCTGCTCGGCGCGACCAACGAAGTGGAGATCAATCTCGCCCACTCGTAG
- a CDS encoding HD domain-containing protein, with amino-acid sequence MSNTDRDFESQVRDAFPELERIDDADLRDRVVEAWALGLERGGWRDVEDIPYAWNIHEVTNVEHVRGVARIALETAREQRAFHGADPDGDVIVAACLLHDVGKCYEYPDFVDDELLADPDLRYVSEEIPHSISGYALAHEVGCPLAVQRAIPHFLGEVPTRTLEAELVKSANSASSNAITQATMGITLQEWVEEYSQTS; translated from the coding sequence ATGTCTAACACCGACCGCGACTTCGAGAGTCAGGTCCGCGACGCGTTCCCCGAACTCGAGCGGATCGACGACGCCGACCTACGGGACCGCGTCGTCGAGGCGTGGGCCCTCGGGTTAGAGCGGGGCGGCTGGCGAGACGTCGAGGACATCCCCTACGCCTGGAACATCCACGAGGTCACGAACGTCGAACACGTTCGCGGCGTCGCGCGCATCGCGCTCGAGACCGCCCGCGAACAGCGGGCGTTCCACGGCGCCGATCCCGACGGCGACGTGATCGTCGCCGCGTGTCTCCTCCACGACGTCGGCAAGTGCTACGAGTACCCCGACTTCGTCGATGACGAACTGCTCGCCGATCCCGATCTGCGATACGTCAGCGAGGAGATCCCCCACTCCATCTCGGGGTACGCCCTCGCCCACGAGGTCGGCTGTCCGCTCGCCGTGCAACGCGCGATCCCGCACTTCCTCGGCGAGGTCCCCACGCGCACGCTCGAGGCCGAACTCGTCAAGAGCGCGAACTCCGCGTCGTCGAACGCCATCACGCAGGCGACGATGGGGATCACGCTCCAGGAGTGGGTCGAGGAGTACTCCCAGACCTCGTAG